From the Acidobacteriota bacterium genome, the window GCATTGAGCCGCTGTCGGTGGATCAGATTCAATTGATCCTGGAGACGGCCAAGTCTCTTCGAGAAATCTCAACCCGTCCCATCAAGAAAGTACCCACGCTTCGCGGCAAGACCGTTATCAATCTTTTCTTCGAGGCCTCTACCCGGACGCGCACCTCCTTCGAGATCGCAGCCAAGCGACTCAGTGCCGACGCCATCAATATCTCGACTTCCTCCAGCAGCATTGTAAAAGGAGAGACCTTGGTGGATACGGCCAGAAACCTGGAGGCCATGGCCCCGGACGTCATCGTGATTCGACACTCTTCGGCCGGAGCCCCCCATCAACTGGCTGGAAGCTGTACGGCCTGCATCGTCAACGCGGGTGACGGGGCCCATGAGCATCCCACTCAGGCGCTACTGGACGCGCTCACCATTCTGGACCACAAGCCCGCCTTGAAGGGACTGAGGGTCGCCATCATCGGAGACATCGCCCACAGCCGTGTGGCTCGGTCCAATTGTCTGTTGCTGGGGAAGATGGGTGCCGGGGTGACGGTCTGCGGACCGCCGACCCTGCTCCCGGTAGGCTTCGAACGGATGGGCAGCGAAGACGGATCGCTGACCGTGACCGATCGAATGGACGAAGCCCTGGAGGGGGCCGACGTGGTGATGATGCTGCGCATTCAAATGGAGCGCCAGCGAGAGGCCTTCTTCCCCTCGGTGCGGGAATACTTCCGCTACTACGGGCTTACCGCCAAGCGCATGAGGTCGGCCAAGCCCGACGCCATCATCATGCATCCCGGTCCCATCAATCGTGGCGTGGAAATCGCGTCGGAGGTGGCCGACGGACCCTATTCGGTGATCCTGGGACAAGTGGCCAGCGGTGTGGCCATTCGAATGGCCGTGCTCTACCTGGTCATCGGAGGAAGGGAACAACCTCTGCGGGACCCCGAGGGGTGAGTGTTGGCGGCCGCAATCACTGGAGGAGTCAGGAATGTCATCCTTGCTGGTTAAAGGCGGAAGAGTGATCGACCCGGCGCAGGAGCTGGACCAGGTCAGCGATGTCCTGCTGGAGGACGGCAGGGTCAGCCGTATCGCCCCGGGCCTGCAGGCCCCGGGGATTCCAATCCTGGACGCCTCCGGGCTGGTCGTGTCCCCGGGTTTGATCGATATCCACGTGCACCTCAGAGAACCCGGC encodes:
- a CDS encoding aspartate carbamoyltransferase catalytic subunit, producing the protein MSFNAKHLLGIEPLSVDQIQLILETAKSLREISTRPIKKVPTLRGKTVINLFFEASTRTRTSFEIAAKRLSADAINISTSSSSIVKGETLVDTARNLEAMAPDVIVIRHSSAGAPHQLAGSCTACIVNAGDGAHEHPTQALLDALTILDHKPALKGLRVAIIGDIAHSRVARSNCLLLGKMGAGVTVCGPPTLLPVGFERMGSEDGSLTVTDRMDEALEGADVVMMLRIQMERQREAFFPSVREYFRYYGLTAKRMRSAKPDAIIMHPGPINRGVEIASEVADGPYSVILGQVASGVAIRMAVLYLVIGGREQPLRDPEG